Sequence from the Gemmatimonadota bacterium genome:
TGGGGCGTCTCGGGAGTCCCGGGTTCCACCCGCACGCGCCAGGCGGCCGTCTCCGACGCGCCGCGGCTCGGCGCCGCCAGCCCGGTGAAGCTGGTGCCGGAAAACTTGAAGGACGGGTGGTCGGCAGGGTGCAGCAGTGGCATAAACTCCTCCTCAGGGTTATTGTTCACCACAGATTATAAACCTAGGTGAAGCTTATGGCAACTCCGTCGTCCGACACCGACCTTGGCGTGCTCCTCAACCTGGCCTACGGCGCCTTCGTCGCGCGGCTGCATGCGGCGATGGCCAAAGCCGGCTTTCACGATCTCGGCCGTTCGTTCGGTTACGTCTTTCGGCTGCTCGATGAGGGGCCGGCGAGTCTCAGTTCGCTCGCGACCCACCTGCAGATGACTTCGCAGGGCGCCCTCAAGATCGTGGCCGACATGGAGGCGAAGGGATACGTCGAGCGACACGACCATCCTGGCGACGCGCGCGTGCGGATGGTGGCGCTCACGGCTCGCGGACGAAAGGCGCTGCAGACCGCGCGGCGCTTCCACGCCGCGTTCGAAAAGCAACTGGCGACCAGTGTTGGGGCCTCGCGCGCCGCGGCACTTCGCAGCACGCTGGAACAGATCGTCTCGGACGCCAGTGCGGATGGGATCGATCTGACGGCGCGCCCAGCCTGAGCGCCAACGCTTCCAGTCCTCCCGCCCTCGCCATCTCCCATGACAAGGACGGCGGGCTGCAGCTTGCTGCCCGCGACACCGGGAGCTTCGCCCGCGTGACGGGGCCGAGGGGGAGGAGTCAGACGATCAGGCCGTGAGCTTCCGGAGGCCGGTGCCTCTCCCTTGACAGGTGTACCAAAAATGGTACATTCGTAACATGGATCCGGAGCTCAAGCGGATTCACGCGCACTTCTATCAGACGCTTGCCGGTAACGAGCCGGTGCGAGAGTGGCTGAAGCAGTTGTCAGTCGCGGATCGACGTGCCATCGGGGCCGATATCAAGGAAGTCGAGTATGCCTGGCCCCTCGGCAAGCCACTGGTCGATTCACTTGGTCGGGGGCTGTGGGAAGTGCGAAGCACGATCGCCGACGGAATCGCCCGCGTGATCTTCTGTGTTATCGGCGATCAGATGATCCTCCTGCACGGCTTCATCAAGAAGTCCAGGAAGACACCCGACCACGAGATCGCGCTGGCCTACCGTCGAATGCGGAAAGGAGTCGATAGATGAAGAAGAAGCACATCGGATCCAGCTTGGACAGCTGGCTCCAGGAAGAAGGCATCC
This genomic interval carries:
- a CDS encoding type II toxin-antitoxin system RelE/ParE family toxin, producing the protein MDPELKRIHAHFYQTLAGNEPVREWLKQLSVADRRAIGADIKEVEYAWPLGKPLVDSLGRGLWEVRSTIADGIARVIFCVIGDQMILLHGFIKKSRKTPDHEIALAYRRMRKGVDR
- a CDS encoding MarR family transcriptional regulator, producing MATPSSDTDLGVLLNLAYGAFVARLHAAMAKAGFHDLGRSFGYVFRLLDEGPASLSSLATHLQMTSQGALKIVADMEAKGYVERHDHPGDARVRMVALTARGRKALQTARRFHAAFEKQLATSVGASRAAALRSTLEQIVSDASADGIDLTARPA